The following are encoded together in the Mesoplodon densirostris isolate mMesDen1 chromosome 2, mMesDen1 primary haplotype, whole genome shotgun sequence genome:
- the TRIM45 gene encoding LOW QUALITY PROTEIN: E3 ubiquitin-protein ligase TRIM45 (The sequence of the model RefSeq protein was modified relative to this genomic sequence to represent the inferred CDS: inserted 2 bases in 1 codon) produces the protein MAEKRKPLLGFVGKLPSGTTSGNSGNTRCPLCMGLFKAPRVLPCLHTVCTTCLEQLEPFSVVDIRGGDXDTSSEGSVLQELKPHTLQPQIGILCPVCDAQVDLPMGGVKALTIDHLAMNDVMLESLRGEGQGLVCDLCSDREVEKKCQTCKANLCHFCCQAHRRQKTTTYHAMVDLKDLKGYSQIGKPIPCPAHPAEELRLFCELCDQPVCRDCMVGGHREHPCDLASNVVHKHGDSVRELLRGTQRHVEALEKALAQIKGTNRALQERVEAVAADVRSFSEGYIKAIEEHRDKLLKQLEDIRIQKENSLQLQKAQLEQLLADMRTGVEFTEHLLTSGSDLEILITKGVVMERLTKLNKVAYSTRPGVNEKITFSPKEKAGLCRGYEVYGAINTKEVDPAKCVLQGEDLHRAREKQTASFTVICKDAAGESMGRGGENIQVAVVPKDKKDSPVQTMVHDNKDGTYYVSYTPKEPGIYTVFVCVKEQHVQGSPFTVTVRKRHRSHPGVFHCCTFCSSGGQKTARCACGGTMPGGYLGCGHGHKGHPGRPHWSCCGKFTEKSECAWAGGQSAARSVLRTVAL, from the exons ATGGCAGAAAAAAGGAAGCCGCTGCTGGGCTTCGTGGGCAAACTCCCCAGTGGGACCACATCTGGAAATTCAGGCAATACTCGCTGCCCTTTGTGCATGGGGCTTTTCAAAGCCCCCAGGGTCTTGCCTTGTTTGCACACAGTTTGCACCACCTGTCTGGAGCAGCTGGAACCCTTCTCAGTAGTGGACATCCGAGGAGGAGA TGACACAAGCTCTGAGGGGTCAGTACTCCAGGAACTCAAGCCACACACTCTGCAGCCGCAGATTGGCATCCTCTGTCCGGTATGTGATGCTCAGGTGGACCTGCCCATGGGTGGAGTGAAGGCTTTAACCATAGACCACCTGGCCATGAATGATGTGATGCTGGAGAGTCTGCGTGGGGAAGGCCAGGGCCTGGTGTGTGACCTGTGCAGCGACAGGGAAGTGGAGAAGAAGTGTCAGACCTGCAAAGCCAATCTCTGCCACTTCTGCTGCCAGGCTCATAG GCGGCAGAAGACGACGACTTACCACGCCATGGTGGACCTGAAAGACTTGAAAGGCTACAGCCAGATTGGGAAACCCATTCCGTGTCCTGCTCACCCTGCGGAGGAGCTGAGGCTGTTCTGTGAGCTCTGCGACCAGCCCGTGTGCCGGGACTGCATGGTGGGGGGGCACCGGGAGCACCCCTGCGACCTCGCCAGCAACGTTGTCCACAAGCACGGGGACTCTGTGCGGGAGCTCCTCAGAGGCACCCAGCGCCACGTGGAGGCCCTGGAGAAGGCGCTGGCACAGATCAAAGGGACCAACCGTGCCCTGCAGGAACGGGTGGAGGCCGTGGCCGCCGACGTCCGCAGCTTCTCCGAGGGCTACATCAAGGCCATCGAGGAGCATCGGGACAAGCTGCTGAAGCAGCTGGAAGACATCCGGATCCAGAAGGAAAACTCCCTGCAGCTGCAGAAGGCACAGCTGGAGCAGCTGCTGGCAGACATGCGGACCGGAGTGGAGTTCACCGAGCACTTGCTGACCAGTGGCTCCGACCTGGAGATCCTCATCACCAAAGGGGTGGTCATGGAACGGCTCACAAAGTTGAACAAAGTGGCATATAGTACCCGTCCTGGAGTGAACGAGAAGATCACCTTCTCTCCTAAGGAGAAAGCAGGCCTGTGCCGTGGCTATGAAGTTTATGGGGCCATCAATACCAAAGAGGTCGATCCAGCCAAATGTGTCCTTCAAGGGGAAG ATCTCCACAGAGCCCGCGAGAAACAGACAGCCTCTTTCACCGTCATTTGTAAGGATGCAGCAGGAGAGAGCAtgggcaggggaggagagaaCATTCAAGTCGCAGTAGTCCCTAAAGATAAGAAAGACAG TCCAGTCCAAACGATGGTCCACGACAACAAGGATGGGACATACTACGTTTCCTATACCCCCAAGGAACCTGGCATCTATACTGTGTTCGTCTGTGTCAAGGAACAACACGTGCAG GGCTCACCATTCACTGTGACCGTGAGGAAACGGCACCGCTCACACCCAGGCGTGTTTCACTGCTGCACGTTCTGCTCCAGCGGAGGCCAGAAGACTGCTCGCTGCGCGTGTGGAGGCACCATGCCGG GTGGGTACCTAGGCTGTGGCCACGGACACAAAGGCCACCCGGGGCGCCCCCACTGGTCGTGCTGTGGGAAGTTTACGGAGAAGTCGGAATGCGCGTGGGCAGGTGGGCAGAGTGCAGCGAGGAGTGTACTGAGGACGGTGGCCCTCTGA